In one window of Streptomyces roseofulvus DNA:
- a CDS encoding NUDIX hydrolase, translating into MQWTKLSERSVYENRWFRVNLADVELPDGRHLDHYLIRLRPVAAATVVNDADEVLMLWRHRFITDSWGWELAAGVVEDGETPEAAAAREMEEETGWRPGPLRHLLTVEPSNGLSDARHHLYWTDRAGWTGPPADGFESSRRAWVPLKEVPELIARGEIPAANMAAGLLMLRHLRLG; encoded by the coding sequence GTGCAGTGGACGAAACTGAGTGAACGCTCCGTCTATGAAAACCGTTGGTTCCGAGTGAACCTCGCGGACGTCGAACTCCCGGACGGCCGCCACCTCGACCACTATCTGATCCGACTCCGCCCCGTCGCCGCCGCGACCGTCGTCAACGACGCCGACGAGGTCCTCATGCTCTGGCGCCACCGCTTCATCACCGACAGCTGGGGGTGGGAGCTGGCCGCCGGCGTCGTCGAGGACGGCGAGACCCCCGAGGCCGCCGCCGCCCGCGAGATGGAGGAGGAGACCGGCTGGCGGCCGGGGCCGCTGCGCCACCTCCTCACCGTCGAGCCCTCCAACGGGCTCAGCGACGCCCGGCACCACCTCTACTGGACGGACAGGGCCGGCTGGACCGGCCCGCCGGCCGACGGCTTCGAGTCCTCGCGGCGCGCCTGGGTGCCGCTGAAGGAGGTCCCGGAGCTGATCGCCCGCGGCGAGATCCCGGCCGCGAACATGGCGGCGGGGCTGCTGATGCTCCGCCATCTGCGGCTCGGCTGA
- a CDS encoding DUF1918 domain-containing protein — MQANVGDKLLVHGRTVGQHDRTAQVLEVRGENGAPPYKVKFDDDGHEALMSPGPDTVVRHPGQQR, encoded by the coding sequence ATGCAGGCGAATGTGGGCGACAAACTGCTGGTGCACGGCCGGACCGTAGGTCAGCACGACCGTACGGCCCAGGTCCTCGAGGTGCGGGGGGAGAACGGCGCTCCCCCGTACAAGGTGAAGTTCGACGACGACGGTCACGAGGCCCTGATGTCGCCGGGCCCCGACACCGTCGTCCGCCACCCCGGACAGCAGCGCTAG
- a CDS encoding glycoside hydrolase family 10 protein, with the protein MRPIGRRGFVTTATGAAFAVVGPGASGASARRPSIRERDGGRTSARAARSGGFRGMWVATVANRDWPSRAGLTAAEQKAELLAHLDKAVERRLNAVVLQVRPTADALWPSPHEPWAQCLTGTQGRDPGWDPLGTAVTEAHARGLELHAWFNPYRVANHTDPSRLAASHPARLHPDWAVPYGGKLYYDPGLPEVRRFVQDAMLDAVRRYALDAVHWDDYFYPYPVAGEGFADDETYARHGAGFPDRADWRRHNTDLLVSEMSARIKEVRPGTAFGISPFGVWRNIADDPEGSDTRAGVATYDDLYADTRKWVREGWIDHVVPQLYWHLGHPSTDYATLLDWWHAAVRGTGVGLYIGEALYKAGDPGQPEAWQDPKELSRHLALAAERPGVGGHCFFAAKEVTEDRNGALATAVADHYPTRARAPRTA; encoded by the coding sequence GTGCGGCCTATCGGGAGAAGAGGGTTTGTGACGACCGCAACGGGAGCGGCATTCGCCGTCGTGGGGCCGGGCGCCTCCGGTGCCTCCGCCCGACGCCCCTCGATACGGGAACGGGACGGGGGGCGGACCTCGGCGCGGGCCGCTCGTTCCGGGGGATTCCGGGGCATGTGGGTGGCGACGGTCGCCAACCGGGACTGGCCGTCGCGCGCCGGTCTGACCGCCGCCGAGCAGAAGGCCGAGCTCCTCGCCCACCTGGACAAGGCGGTGGAGCGGCGGCTCAACGCGGTCGTCCTCCAGGTCCGGCCCACCGCCGACGCACTGTGGCCTTCGCCTCACGAACCCTGGGCGCAGTGCCTCACCGGCACCCAGGGACGCGACCCCGGCTGGGACCCGCTGGGCACGGCCGTCACGGAGGCGCACGCGCGCGGTCTGGAGCTGCACGCCTGGTTCAACCCGTACCGGGTGGCGAACCACACGGACCCGTCCCGGCTCGCCGCCTCCCACCCGGCCCGGCTCCACCCCGACTGGGCCGTGCCGTACGGCGGGAAGCTGTACTACGACCCCGGGCTGCCCGAGGTCCGCCGCTTCGTCCAGGACGCCATGCTCGACGCGGTGCGCCGCTACGCGCTGGACGCCGTCCACTGGGACGACTACTTCTACCCGTACCCGGTGGCGGGGGAGGGCTTCGCGGACGACGAGACGTACGCCCGGCACGGCGCGGGCTTCCCGGACCGCGCGGACTGGCGGCGGCACAACACCGACCTGCTGGTCTCGGAGATGTCCGCCCGGATCAAGGAGGTCAGGCCGGGGACGGCCTTCGGGATCAGCCCCTTCGGGGTGTGGCGGAACATCGCCGACGACCCCGAGGGCTCGGACACCCGCGCCGGGGTGGCCACCTACGACGACCTGTACGCGGACACCCGCAAGTGGGTCAGGGAGGGCTGGATCGACCACGTGGTGCCGCAGCTGTACTGGCACCTCGGCCACCCCTCCACCGACTACGCCACGCTGCTCGACTGGTGGCACGCGGCGGTACGGGGGACGGGCGTCGGGCTCTACATCGGCGAGGCGCTCTACAAGGCCGGCGACCCGGGCCAGCCCGAGGCGTGGCAGGACCCGAAGGAGCTGTCACGGCACCTCGCGCTGGCCGCGGAACGGCCGGGCGTCGGCGGGCACTGCTTCTTCGCGGCGAAGGAGGTCACGGAGGACCGCAACGGCGCTCTCGCCACCGCCGTGGCCGACCACTACCCGACCCGGGCCCGGGCTCCCCGGACCGCCTAG
- a CDS encoding transcriptional regulator — MQPNTLLDALLDEAGVSNAGLADRVNRAGRARGLALRYEHTAVARWLKGQRPRGQVPDLICEVLAARLGRPVTLDDIGLGVPGGGPPAPGTPLSGFVDRATALWRSDEQQRPYLVSAPAVTGTPAVMPVWEWENPPEDTDVSRTGLTRVEPADIALLMAARAHYEQMYRKAGGIATRARIVGFLTTEAAPRLRGSYSDALGRALHRATGGLVAVAGICAYDGDAHGLAQRYFHQALRLAKASGDRAFGAYVIALMVNQSLLLGEFRQAVAFAEAALRGADGTITPALAADLTAMQAKAYARLGDGRAALDCIRRAEAAAERIAPAAEPAETGYVQPGLVNVQVAEALLSLGDLAGAYEQAARAARAPSHDRGRVHRLALLCQVELRQGEADSAARTAVEMTERARGMESRRLRDRLRQAREYLLASDAGDAREAAELIDGALRVPL; from the coding sequence ATGCAGCCCAACACCCTGCTCGACGCCCTCCTGGACGAGGCGGGCGTCTCCAACGCCGGGCTCGCCGACCGTGTGAACCGGGCCGGACGGGCCAGGGGCCTTGCCCTGCGTTACGAACACACCGCCGTGGCACGGTGGTTGAAGGGCCAGCGGCCGCGTGGCCAGGTGCCCGACCTGATCTGCGAGGTGCTCGCGGCCCGGCTCGGCAGGCCCGTCACCCTCGACGACATCGGGCTCGGCGTGCCCGGCGGCGGCCCGCCCGCGCCCGGCACCCCGCTCTCCGGCTTCGTCGACCGGGCCACCGCCCTGTGGCGCTCGGACGAGCAGCAGCGCCCGTACCTGGTCTCCGCCCCGGCGGTGACCGGCACGCCGGCGGTGATGCCGGTGTGGGAGTGGGAGAACCCGCCGGAGGACACCGACGTCTCCCGGACGGGACTGACCCGGGTGGAGCCCGCCGACATCGCCCTGCTCATGGCGGCCCGCGCGCACTACGAGCAGATGTACCGGAAGGCCGGCGGCATCGCGACCCGGGCCAGGATCGTCGGCTTCCTGACCACCGAGGCCGCGCCCCGGTTGCGCGGCTCCTACAGCGACGCCCTGGGGCGCGCCCTGCACCGGGCCACCGGGGGACTGGTGGCGGTGGCCGGGATCTGCGCCTACGACGGCGACGCGCACGGTCTCGCGCAGCGCTACTTCCACCAGGCGCTGCGGCTCGCGAAGGCCAGCGGGGACCGGGCGTTCGGGGCGTACGTGATCGCGCTGATGGTCAACCAGTCGTTGCTGCTCGGGGAGTTCCGGCAGGCGGTGGCCTTCGCGGAGGCGGCGCTGCGGGGGGCCGACGGGACCATCACCCCGGCGCTGGCGGCCGATCTGACGGCGATGCAGGCGAAGGCGTACGCCCGGCTCGGCGACGGGCGGGCGGCGCTCGACTGCATCCGGCGGGCCGAGGCGGCGGCGGAGCGGATCGCGCCGGCGGCGGAGCCGGCCGAGACGGGGTACGTGCAGCCCGGCCTCGTCAACGTGCAGGTCGCGGAGGCGCTCCTCAGTCTGGGTGATCTCGCGGGGGCGTACGAGCAGGCGGCGCGGGCGGCGCGGGCGCCTTCGCACGACCGGGGCCGGGTGCACCGGCTCGCGCTGCTCTGCCAGGTCGAACTGCGGCAGGGCGAGGCGGACTCGGCGGCGCGGACGGCGGTCGAGATGACCGAACGGGCGCGCGGGATGGAGTCCCGGCGGCTGCGGGACCGGCTGCGGCAGGCCCGGGAGTACCTGCTGGCCAGCGACGCGGGGGACGCGCGGGAGGCGGCGGAGCTGATCGACGGGGCGTTGCGCGTTCCCCTCTGA
- a CDS encoding DMT family transporter codes for MRAQNSATAPMTIAVDTTTGSAPATAPPAGTAPLQGTLLALLGVVSFSLTFPSTVWGLESFGPWSLVAVRSTLAALIAGAFLLVGRVPLPERRHWAGLAVVAGGVVVGFPLLTTLALQTSTTSHAAVVVGLLPLTTAAFAAVRTGRRPSRTFWLAAVSGAAVVIAFTVQQSGGALSAGDLYLFGALLVCAAGYTEGGRLARLMPGWQVIGWALVLCLPLMAPASAVALALEPVHLTAHGVIGLVWVAAGSTFFGLYVWYRGMAAIGIPRASQLQLAQPLLTLFWSVFLLGETLPLAAPVAAAGVLVCIAVTQRAKS; via the coding sequence ATGAGAGCACAGAATAGCGCTACTGCCCCGATGACGATAGCGGTCGACACGACGACCGGAAGCGCTCCGGCGACGGCGCCGCCCGCCGGGACCGCCCCGCTCCAGGGCACCCTGCTCGCCCTGCTCGGCGTGGTCTCCTTCTCGCTGACCTTCCCGTCGACGGTGTGGGGCCTGGAGAGCTTCGGCCCGTGGTCGCTGGTGGCCGTCCGCTCCACGCTCGCCGCGCTGATCGCCGGGGCCTTCCTGCTCGTCGGCCGCGTACCGCTGCCGGAGCGCCGGCACTGGGCCGGGCTCGCGGTGGTCGCCGGCGGCGTGGTCGTCGGCTTCCCGCTGCTCACCACGCTCGCCCTCCAGACCTCGACGACCTCGCACGCCGCCGTCGTGGTCGGCCTGCTGCCGCTCACCACCGCCGCCTTCGCCGCCGTCCGGACCGGCCGCCGCCCGTCCCGCACCTTCTGGCTCGCGGCCGTCTCCGGCGCCGCCGTCGTGATCGCCTTCACCGTCCAGCAGAGCGGCGGCGCGCTCTCCGCGGGCGACCTCTACCTCTTCGGCGCGCTGCTGGTCTGCGCCGCCGGCTACACCGAGGGCGGTCGGCTCGCGCGGCTGATGCCGGGCTGGCAGGTGATCGGCTGGGCGCTGGTGCTCTGTCTGCCGCTGATGGCCCCCGCCTCGGCGGTGGCGCTCGCCCTGGAGCCGGTGCACCTCACCGCCCACGGCGTGATCGGCCTGGTCTGGGTGGCCGCCGGCTCCACCTTCTTCGGCCTGTACGTCTGGTACCGGGGCATGGCCGCGATCGGCATCCCGCGCGCCAGCCAGCTCCAGCTCGCCCAGCCGCTGCTCACCCTGTTCTGGTCGGTCTTCCTGCTCGGCGAGACCCTGCCGCTGGCCGCCCCGGTCGCGGCGGCCGGCGTGCTGGTCTGCATCGCGGTGACCCAGCGCGCGAAGAGCTGA
- a CDS encoding 3-hydroxybutyryl-CoA dehydrogenase: MADIERVGVVGCGQMGAGIAEVCARSGLEVKVAETTGEALEIGRTRLLNSLTKAAERGKISEEERDAALANLSFTTDLGEFADRDLVIEAVVENEQVKTEIFQVLDQVLTRPDAILASNTSSIPLVKLAVATSRPDHVVGIHFFNPAPVQKLVELIPALTTSEGTISRAQAFAEKVLGKHAIRAQDRSGFIVNALLVPYLLSAIRMFESGIASREDIDNGMEFGCAHPMGPLKLSDLIGLDTIASIADSMYSEFKEPLYAAPPLLQRMVDAGRLGRKTGSGFYVYS; encoded by the coding sequence ATGGCCGACATTGAGCGCGTCGGAGTGGTGGGCTGCGGCCAGATGGGCGCGGGCATCGCAGAGGTGTGTGCCCGGAGCGGCCTCGAGGTGAAGGTGGCCGAGACCACCGGCGAGGCCCTGGAGATCGGCCGTACCCGGCTGCTGAACTCGCTGACCAAGGCCGCCGAACGCGGCAAGATCAGCGAGGAGGAGCGGGACGCGGCGCTGGCGAACCTGAGCTTCACCACCGACCTGGGCGAGTTCGCCGACCGCGACCTCGTCATCGAGGCGGTCGTCGAGAACGAGCAGGTCAAGACCGAGATCTTCCAGGTCCTCGACCAGGTCCTGACCCGGCCGGACGCCATCCTGGCCTCGAACACCTCCTCCATCCCGCTGGTGAAGCTGGCCGTGGCGACCTCCCGCCCCGACCACGTCGTCGGCATCCACTTCTTCAACCCGGCCCCCGTGCAGAAGCTGGTCGAGCTGATCCCCGCCCTCACCACCTCCGAGGGCACCATCAGCCGGGCGCAGGCCTTCGCCGAGAAGGTGCTCGGCAAGCACGCCATCCGCGCCCAGGACCGCTCCGGCTTCATCGTGAACGCCCTGCTCGTGCCGTACCTGCTCTCGGCGATCCGGATGTTCGAGTCCGGCATCGCGAGCCGCGAGGACATCGACAACGGCATGGAGTTCGGCTGCGCCCACCCCATGGGCCCGCTGAAGCTCTCGGACCTGATCGGCCTCGACACGATCGCCTCGATCGCCGACTCGATGTACTCCGAGTTCAAGGAGCCGCTGTACGCCGCTCCCCCGCTGCTCCAGCGGATGGTGGACGCGGGCCGGCTGGGCCGCAAGACGGGCTCCGGCTTCTACGTCTACTCCTGA
- a CDS encoding PP2C family protein-serine/threonine phosphatase, with the protein MIRTSRDDRRRTRALSAVASRLRRSAPLALPVGWGAAAVAWKFGCPLARQPGLPMRIATSIVFLTVGTGLVLGVRWQLRRELARVRAVAEATQLVLLRPPPARLDGLALAAGQLSATRGASVGGDLYEAVATPYGVRIVVGDVRGHGLAALGAVVAVLGSFREAAHDEAELGGVLRRLERALQRHLRERARDEHPAGGGGEPEHPVAEEFVTLLLLEVRPDGRLAVLDCGHPAPYRIGPRVERLPVGEPLPPLGVLPLPDVLVPYTAARLLPGETLVLYTDGAEEARDDRGRFFGLEAALARSAGRPPGAVVRQTHEALLRHTGGRLDDDVALLVVRNDRVRVPAQPAEPGLRRPRPAPSTHC; encoded by the coding sequence ATGATCCGTACCAGCCGTGACGACCGCCGCCGTACCAGGGCCCTGAGTGCCGTCGCCTCCCGGCTCCGCCGGTCCGCCCCGCTCGCGCTCCCCGTCGGCTGGGGCGCCGCGGCGGTGGCGTGGAAGTTCGGCTGTCCGCTGGCCCGGCAGCCCGGGCTGCCGATGCGGATCGCGACCAGCATCGTCTTCCTGACCGTCGGCACGGGGCTGGTCCTCGGGGTGCGGTGGCAGCTGCGGCGCGAGCTGGCCCGGGTGCGGGCCGTCGCCGAGGCGACCCAGCTGGTGCTGCTGCGCCCGCCGCCCGCCCGGCTCGACGGACTCGCCCTCGCCGCCGGGCAGTTGTCGGCCACTCGTGGCGCCTCGGTGGGCGGCGACCTGTACGAGGCGGTGGCGACGCCGTACGGGGTGCGGATCGTCGTCGGGGACGTGCGGGGCCACGGCCTGGCCGCCCTGGGCGCGGTCGTCGCCGTCCTGGGGAGCTTCCGGGAGGCCGCCCACGACGAGGCCGAACTCGGCGGGGTGCTGCGGCGGTTGGAGCGGGCGCTCCAGCGGCACCTGCGGGAGCGGGCCCGGGACGAGCATCCGGCGGGCGGCGGGGGAGAGCCCGAACACCCGGTGGCCGAGGAGTTCGTGACGCTGCTGCTCCTGGAGGTCCGGCCCGACGGGCGGCTCGCCGTCCTCGACTGCGGCCACCCGGCCCCGTACCGGATCGGCCCCCGGGTGGAGCGGCTGCCGGTGGGCGAACCGCTGCCGCCGCTCGGCGTGCTGCCGCTGCCGGACGTGCTCGTCCCGTACACCGCCGCCCGCCTGCTGCCCGGCGAGACGCTGGTGCTGTACACCGACGGGGCGGAGGAGGCCCGGGACGACCGCGGCCGGTTCTTCGGCCTCGAAGCGGCGCTCGCCCGGAGCGCGGGACGGCCGCCCGGGGCCGTCGTCCGGCAGACCCACGAGGCGCTGCTGCGGCACACCGGCGGCCGGCTCGACGACGACGTGGCCCTGCTCGTCGTCCGCAACGACCGCGTCCGCGTACCGGCGCAGCCCGCCGAACCCGGGCTGCGCCGTCCCCGGCCCGCTCCCTCCACCCACTGCTGA